The Desertifilum tharense IPPAS B-1220 genome includes a region encoding these proteins:
- a CDS encoding YafY family protein, whose translation MPRKKEALTLSVPPGTKEQLEEIAERFGILWGKSPSPSGLVVAIAQQELHLGREALSLNEQQVKALRRATKLLIDAGQIEEADIINTLLLKQGDLEAPLRQALLQQQHQSVQNWRSQIDELIANRQPFRMQYRNSQGHDLAFTVRYAAVCFYEKRFYLQVWCEETADALADNPDLPEIAHNRCFRFDRIQSLQPISGVWRGEFDTIKVYLHFRNWLANAYEPKEEDIENVVMGEIRQVVRRVVNPFWLIREIFKYGKDCEIVAPDSVRDRFRRELQEMCDRYHLNRNPEQ comes from the coding sequence ATGCCCAGGAAAAAAGAAGCACTTACACTTTCAGTTCCACCTGGAACCAAAGAGCAACTTGAAGAAATTGCCGAGCGCTTTGGGATCTTGTGGGGAAAAAGCCCCAGTCCATCGGGGTTGGTGGTGGCGATCGCCCAACAGGAACTCCACCTGGGGCGCGAAGCTCTGAGCCTGAACGAGCAACAGGTGAAAGCCTTACGCAGAGCCACTAAACTGCTAATCGATGCCGGACAAATTGAGGAAGCCGACATCATCAATACCCTGTTACTCAAACAAGGCGATCTTGAAGCCCCCCTGCGCCAAGCCCTCCTACAACAGCAACATCAGTCCGTACAAAATTGGCGATCGCAAATAGACGAACTGATCGCCAACCGCCAGCCGTTTCGGATGCAGTACCGCAACTCCCAGGGGCATGATTTAGCGTTTACTGTCCGTTATGCGGCAGTCTGTTTCTATGAAAAACGCTTCTATTTACAAGTGTGGTGCGAAGAAACCGCCGATGCCCTAGCAGATAACCCCGATTTGCCCGAAATCGCCCATAATCGCTGTTTTCGCTTCGATCGCATCCAAAGCCTTCAGCCGATCTCTGGGGTCTGGCGAGGAGAATTTGACACCATCAAAGTGTATTTACACTTTAGAAACTGGCTGGCGAATGCCTACGAACCCAAGGAAGAAGATATTGAGAATGTGGTGATGGGAGAGATCCGCCAAGTCGTGCGGCGCGTGGTTAACCCCTTCTGGCTGATTCGGGAAATCTTTAAATACGGCAAAGACTGCGAGATTGTAGCGCCTGATAGCGTGCGCGATCGCTTTCGGCGAGAACTTCAGGAAATGTGCGATCGCTACCACCTGAACCGCAACCCGGAACAATGA
- the cas3 gene encoding type I-D CRISPR-associated helicase Cas3', which translates to MSNYKITLKPVYSRPASTLPTGVTLPSDWSSLAWHQAKTYEALQDPSIDVIFNTALTGDGKSLAAYLAAMTQRTYTLATYPTNELGRDQEKQAQGYKAKFKPQHDPQIYRLNAAVLEEFIATNKIPSKLEGLINRADNSEILLTNPDIFHYIHDFRYLRRNKAGKGDNSDRLFQKIDNNYNLFIFDEFHVFSSPQITNILNAILLIKHTTPGKKFLFLSATPNELLQEFLSNIGLRYNIIDPVSQEAYKFTNEEGWRQINFPVDLIFPRNLEPSLSSNYNWIVENAETIILRFFQENTESKGAIILNSIAAVKKLLPKFQELFAPLGLKVRENTGLTGETEKSKSVEEADLLLGTSTIDVGVDFKINFLVFEAADAGNFIQRFGRLGRHGGFDTYQAYALLPNFIVERLFEVDKHPLQNGDICDRITFSNIIRAHYGYINEFKQYPKRWGGIQSACVHLELNKGNMKAQYPEAANRFEVDIQKALGISLKQKYAQLFHCMKESKKKIIEEVRSFRGSSQLDCGIYDATNPDEPEQERYKIYNLPSILSNFIYQWVDKESFTNEAKKAGLSINRFERALCYLKLTGYREVREDWKFYCSREDLSEIAKSGKVQVLKGLEATAGINQISGALWRRDLVCFVSDRNRSTLRAKLGLPIHFQAYSLSDCMEDRNPPYTIAFGQSALLLETLIWHWKPQEDEGWIC; encoded by the coding sequence ATGTCTAACTACAAAATCACGCTTAAACCTGTCTATTCTCGTCCTGCTAGTACGCTTCCCACGGGAGTCACTTTACCTTCAGATTGGTCTTCTTTAGCATGGCATCAAGCGAAAACCTATGAAGCTCTACAAGATCCAAGTATTGATGTCATTTTTAATACTGCCCTTACGGGAGATGGTAAGAGTCTGGCTGCATACTTGGCTGCAATGACTCAGCGGACTTATACTTTAGCAACCTATCCAACTAACGAATTAGGGCGAGATCAAGAAAAACAAGCACAAGGTTACAAAGCTAAGTTTAAACCGCAACACGATCCCCAAATTTATCGTTTGAACGCAGCAGTATTAGAAGAATTTATTGCCACGAATAAAATACCATCTAAACTAGAAGGCCTGATTAACCGGGCTGACAACTCTGAAATTTTACTCACGAACCCAGATATTTTTCATTACATCCATGACTTTCGTTACCTGCGACGTAACAAGGCAGGAAAAGGAGATAACTCCGATCGACTCTTTCAAAAAATTGATAATAATTACAATTTGTTTATCTTTGATGAATTTCATGTCTTTTCTTCACCTCAAATTACTAATATCTTGAACGCTATTTTACTCATTAAGCATACAACTCCAGGTAAAAAATTCCTGTTTTTATCGGCTACCCCTAACGAGTTATTACAAGAGTTTTTAAGTAATATTGGCTTAAGATATAATATTATCGATCCAGTCAGTCAAGAAGCTTACAAATTTACAAATGAAGAAGGTTGGCGACAAATAAACTTTCCTGTGGATCTCATTTTTCCTAGAAACTTGGAGCCTAGCCTATCCTCTAACTATAACTGGATTGTTGAAAACGCTGAAACAATTATTCTACGGTTTTTTCAAGAAAACACAGAGAGTAAGGGGGCAATTATTTTAAACTCAATTGCGGCTGTGAAAAAGTTGTTACCTAAATTTCAAGAACTCTTTGCACCCTTGGGCTTAAAAGTTAGAGAGAATACAGGCTTAACAGGTGAAACAGAAAAATCTAAATCGGTGGAAGAAGCAGATTTATTGCTAGGTACTTCTACTATTGATGTTGGAGTAGACTTTAAAATTAATTTTTTAGTATTTGAAGCCGCAGATGCAGGTAATTTTATTCAACGCTTTGGGAGGTTAGGTAGACATGGAGGATTTGATACCTATCAAGCGTATGCACTTTTGCCCAACTTTATTGTAGAGCGTTTGTTTGAGGTCGATAAACATCCACTACAAAACGGCGATATTTGCGATCGCATTACTTTTTCTAACATCATTCGCGCTCATTATGGTTATATCAACGAGTTTAAGCAATATCCCAAGCGATGGGGAGGTATTCAATCAGCTTGCGTGCATTTAGAGCTAAACAAGGGAAACATGAAAGCTCAATATCCCGAAGCTGCTAACCGCTTTGAGGTAGATATTCAGAAAGCATTAGGCATCAGCTTAAAGCAAAAATATGCACAGCTTTTTCATTGTATGAAGGAAAGCAAGAAAAAGATTATTGAAGAAGTAAGGAGTTTTCGAGGAAGCAGTCAACTAGACTGTGGAATTTATGATGCAACTAATCCAGATGAACCCGAACAAGAACGCTACAAAATTTACAATCTTCCTAGTATCCTGAGTAATTTTATCTATCAGTGGGTAGATAAAGAATCTTTCACTAACGAAGCCAAAAAAGCTGGCTTATCAATCAATCGTTTCGAGCGGGCTTTATGTTATTTAAAATTAACAGGATATCGAGAAGTTAGAGAAGACTGGAAGTTTTACTGCTCAAGAGAGGATTTAAGTGAAATTGCTAAATCAGGTAAAGTACAAGTTCTTAAAGGATTAGAAGCTACCGCAGGAATCAATCAGATTAGTGGAGCATTGTGGCGACGAGATTTAGTCTGTTTTGTGTCCGATCGAAATCGCTCAACTCTACGCGCTAAATTAGGCTTACCCATTCATTTCCAAGCTTACTCTCTCAGCGATTGTATGGAAGATAGAAACCCACCTTATACTATTGCATTTGGTCAATCCGCGTTACTGTTAGAAACTCTAATTTGGCACTGGAAACCCCAAGAAGATGAAGGATGGATCTGTTAG
- a CDS encoding DUF433 domain-containing protein, with the protein MTTQNLLQRISIEPNICFGKPCIRGHRIWVSLILDLLAGGETIEQILEEYPGIEKEDVLACIAYGAEMTRNDYIEIPISN; encoded by the coding sequence ATGACAACACAAAACTTACTTCAGAGAATTTCTATCGAGCCTAATATCTGTTTTGGAAAGCCTTGTATTCGAGGTCATCGAATTTGGGTTTCTTTAATTCTAGATCTTTTGGCTGGGGGAGAAACCATTGAGCAAATTTTGGAAGAATACCCAGGAATTGAAAAAGAGGATGTTTTAGCCTGTATTGCTTATGGTGCTGAAATGACGAGGAATGACTATATAGAAATTCCAATTAGCAATTAG
- a CDS encoding DUF5615 family PIN-like protein: MRIKLDENLGSLRVVTKLRLAGHDVATVREQSLTSTPDIELASICGEEERCLVTLDRGFGNRLRFNPSDYAGIIVIRLSSQATFAELLQAIETLILGLEQAEVVGRLWIVQPGRILQYQSIKSEGAEE, from the coding sequence ATAAGAATTAAACTGGATGAAAATTTAGGAAGTTTGCGAGTTGTTACTAAACTCCGCCTTGCAGGACATGATGTAGCAACAGTCCGAGAACAAAGTTTAACTTCAACACCAGACATTGAGCTAGCAAGTATCTGCGGTGAAGAAGAGAGATGTTTAGTGACTTTGGATCGAGGATTTGGAAATCGCCTGCGATTTAATCCTTCTGACTATGCAGGAATTATTGTGATTCGTTTGTCCTCACAAGCCACTTTCGCAGAATTGTTGCAAGCGATTGAAACATTAATTCTTGGATTAGAACAAGCAGAAGTTGTAGGAAGGTTGTGGATCGTTCAACCAGGAAGAATTCTACAATATCAATCTATTAAATCAGAAGGTGCAGAAGAATGA
- the cas10d gene encoding type I-D CRISPR-associated protein Cas10d/Csc3, with protein sequence MNEDELYQWLNSDEEENEQVEKPELLTVKLFKRAILETDGNESDRILQSFAENVLPNLIYRLVGATAKGGQFTEDRRAEGKNVERSKHDQSFISHLLNGLLPTYRIAKALRESTVETNPVKRNCSEREVRLFVAAYILHDFDKFPDYPIWLQANDPDNRFEQRDWRKDPPHKHEAPNFGRNYVLQKAQEFGLDRFLGDNWESEVNDIVWLAHNAGDKYDADLGLDIRGLQTQLDGRVRGTLANLVKLSDRFASVIKHPSNIDAGSLPSIIGDLSNHQLKFSYHSLSDNRGVLTNIINNTLIDMHLQENYTPLLYLPDGVVYLVKADATQVKTQELPEQAIQKIKTLCAERLKQRTIGFSRDGKGFKFADYYWLFFNTIELMKVSVDAACKLIPSTKASSAQKRSESLQNFQKSGELSSEFKLEFQDDYRIDRLAEFGDVICRKVWGEWQNKFNNYQKQLSKNVRQSLPELDLTHKLAEYLGLAHELVAVRAIQSLKKTGGVPLDWYYLAAKYIELNKGLEDNQVRQKMTDMVYHAAHCIQPIVGEFTLADGWDDLRTYVSRIVSLPTGAVNKPEIDPFLIALSRYNAAKITGRGRENVCAMSSSSFTVTEQMESATLFAPQVYSNRQILFNAQAAKRQICSIWSIEIMLRQILMNQTNATGGDFESRKYRYLYLYPAYFFTPETNKFLQKAYAWIARTRFDADIRKHLVSEKQVADFTANNYQQVDSLLIQEDLQPENDRTFKISYPPNQPLTFFFLALPPGKDATDTESWVMPAWLALALPLILDVKAVVSESPVPPYISGADFEKTTILDGEHQAIRSLIQQDEYRLDRILSRERGFSPLNALSAAYCIHLEVNRKKDGNPDWGKLSDLARDLETSPLYVFHYLSKLVRKLDWDTAPIAKIQLYQYFYSCFDPKGKAMNQLRELTQLYRRFYRAKSQFAKPNAVLKPIDEAADVILKVDKALANDTQSLTDVVAARIAKLMTNVRRKTAEGKPTFTLVDGKWKPALNSEEERQAVYEFAKYFVEVIFAETFKGDRARLAGMQLNLIRDTCDYLYRLEEDREWRDRKAKGIEVVEEEDAENDESNP encoded by the coding sequence ATGAACGAAGACGAGCTGTATCAATGGCTAAATTCTGATGAGGAAGAGAATGAACAAGTTGAAAAGCCTGAGCTTTTAACTGTTAAACTTTTCAAACGAGCAATTTTAGAGACAGACGGCAATGAGAGCGATCGCATTCTTCAATCTTTTGCAGAAAACGTTCTCCCTAACTTAATTTATCGATTAGTGGGTGCCACTGCTAAAGGAGGACAATTTACTGAAGATAGACGCGCAGAAGGTAAAAATGTTGAGCGTAGCAAGCACGATCAATCGTTTATTTCTCATCTGCTGAATGGGCTGTTGCCAACTTACAGGATTGCTAAAGCTCTTAGAGAAAGCACGGTAGAGACTAACCCAGTTAAACGGAATTGTTCAGAACGAGAAGTGCGTTTATTTGTTGCTGCCTATATTCTGCATGATTTTGACAAGTTTCCCGATTATCCAATTTGGTTGCAAGCTAACGATCCAGATAACCGATTTGAGCAGCGAGATTGGCGAAAAGATCCCCCGCACAAGCATGAGGCTCCGAACTTCGGGCGCAATTACGTCTTGCAAAAAGCCCAAGAATTCGGTTTAGACAGATTTCTAGGAGATAACTGGGAATCTGAGGTTAATGATATTGTTTGGCTAGCTCATAATGCCGGAGATAAATACGATGCTGATTTAGGTTTAGATATTCGCGGCTTGCAAACCCAACTTGATGGTAGAGTCAGAGGCACGTTAGCAAATCTAGTGAAATTATCCGATCGGTTTGCTTCAGTCATTAAGCATCCTAGCAATATTGATGCAGGTAGTCTACCCAGCATTATTGGTGATTTGAGCAATCATCAACTCAAGTTTAGTTATCACTCCCTTTCGGATAATCGAGGCGTGTTAACCAATATCATTAACAATACCTTAATTGACATGCATCTTCAAGAAAACTATACTCCTCTTCTTTATTTGCCGGATGGAGTTGTTTACTTGGTGAAAGCAGATGCTACCCAAGTCAAAACTCAAGAGCTTCCTGAACAAGCGATCCAAAAAATTAAAACCCTTTGTGCAGAACGACTAAAACAAAGAACGATTGGATTCAGCCGAGATGGCAAAGGATTCAAGTTTGCTGATTATTATTGGTTATTTTTTAATACAATTGAATTAATGAAAGTGAGCGTTGATGCGGCTTGCAAACTCATTCCTAGCACTAAAGCATCTTCAGCCCAGAAAAGAAGTGAAAGTTTGCAAAATTTCCAAAAATCTGGAGAGCTTTCATCTGAATTTAAGTTAGAGTTTCAGGACGACTATCGCATAGACAGATTAGCCGAATTTGGAGATGTCATTTGCCGAAAAGTTTGGGGTGAATGGCAGAATAAGTTTAATAACTACCAAAAACAGTTGTCTAAGAATGTCCGCCAAAGTTTACCAGAGCTAGATTTAACTCATAAGCTAGCTGAATACTTAGGGTTGGCACATGAACTTGTTGCAGTCAGAGCTATTCAATCTCTCAAAAAAACAGGAGGAGTTCCTTTAGATTGGTATTATCTAGCAGCAAAATATATTGAACTCAACAAAGGTCTAGAGGATAATCAAGTTCGCCAAAAAATGACTGATATGGTTTATCATGCCGCTCATTGTATTCAACCGATTGTAGGCGAGTTTACCTTAGCAGATGGGTGGGATGACTTACGAACTTATGTTAGCCGGATTGTTTCGTTACCTACAGGTGCCGTTAATAAACCAGAAATTGATCCTTTCCTGATTGCACTTAGTCGATATAATGCAGCAAAAATCACAGGAAGAGGACGAGAAAATGTGTGTGCAATGTCAAGTTCTTCTTTCACAGTAACTGAGCAAATGGAGTCAGCTACTTTATTTGCTCCTCAAGTTTATAGTAATCGTCAAATTTTATTTAATGCTCAAGCAGCAAAACGACAAATTTGCTCAATTTGGTCTATAGAGATTATGTTGAGACAAATTTTAATGAATCAAACAAATGCTACAGGTGGGGATTTTGAAAGCCGCAAGTATCGCTACCTTTATCTTTACCCGGCTTATTTCTTTACCCCAGAAACAAATAAATTCTTGCAAAAAGCCTACGCCTGGATTGCTAGAACTCGATTTGATGCAGATATACGCAAACATTTAGTTTCAGAAAAACAAGTTGCAGACTTTACAGCCAACAACTATCAGCAGGTGGATTCATTATTAATTCAGGAAGACTTACAGCCGGAAAATGACCGAACCTTCAAAATTAGTTACCCTCCCAATCAACCTCTCACCTTCTTTTTCCTAGCCTTACCGCCTGGAAAGGATGCGACTGATACAGAATCTTGGGTAATGCCTGCCTGGTTAGCCTTAGCTTTGCCTCTCATTTTAGATGTAAAAGCTGTAGTTTCAGAATCCCCTGTTCCCCCTTATATCAGTGGTGCTGATTTTGAAAAAACGACCATCCTTGACGGCGAACATCAAGCCATTCGCTCTTTAATTCAGCAAGATGAGTATCGTTTAGATCGTATTTTGTCAAGAGAACGAGGGTTTTCCCCCTTGAATGCGCTGAGTGCTGCGTATTGCATTCATTTAGAGGTCAATCGTAAAAAAGACGGTAATCCTGACTGGGGAAAGTTATCAGATTTAGCACGCGATTTAGAAACTAGCCCTTTGTATGTTTTTCATTACCTGAGCAAATTAGTCCGTAAGTTGGATTGGGATACAGCACCCATTGCCAAGATTCAACTGTATCAGTATTTCTACTCCTGTTTCGATCCTAAAGGAAAAGCTATGAACCAATTGCGAGAACTCACTCAACTGTACCGTCGCTTCTACCGTGCTAAAAGCCAATTTGCTAAACCGAATGCTGTTCTTAAACCGATTGATGAAGCAGCCGATGTCATTCTCAAAGTTGATAAAGCTTTAGCTAACGATACTCAATCTTTAACAGATGTCGTTGCTGCCAGAATTGCTAAGTTGATGACAAATGTACGCCGTAAAACAGCAGAAGGAAAACCTACATTTACTCTTGTAGACGGAAAATGGAAACCTGCATTAAATTCCGAAGAGGAAAGACAAGCTGTCTATGAATTTGCTAAGTATTTTGTTGAGGTAATTTTTGCAGAAACCTTTAAAGGCGATCGCGCTCGTTTAGCAGGAATGCAACTCAATTTAATTCGCGACACCTGTGACTATCTTTATCGCTTAGAAGAAGATCGAGAATGGCGCGATCGCAAAGCTAAAGGAATTGAGGTTGTTGAGGAAGAGGATGCTGAAAATGACGAGTCCAACCCTTAA
- the cas7d gene encoding type I-D CRISPR-associated protein Cas7/Csc2, whose protein sequence is MSLLKSVDQKFFHSEIPAKPMGKYAHFVTIRVTESYPLFQTDGELNKARVRAGINHRETISRLAMFKRKQSTPERLTGRELLRNYQIGDWEKCDYNVDFSKTTPDCVLYGFAIGDSGSEKSKVVVDTAYSITPFDDSHLNFTLNAPFENGTMSRQGEVTSRINSQDHILPQVFFPSIVTLKDPTEAGFLYVFNNILRTRHYGAQTTRTGRVRNELVGVIFADGEIVSNLRWTQKVYDLMADRGQIQAPDPLNEDDVLSAAQEAISVLMTEECIPHTDFIGDSLTSLLAEVKAITSNEIQLRELLNQANVESTQYAQKYILKTTSEKSKKGSKKGAATSAE, encoded by the coding sequence ATGTCATTGCTTAAATCAGTCGATCAAAAGTTTTTTCACAGCGAAATTCCGGCTAAACCGATGGGCAAATATGCTCACTTTGTTACGATTCGAGTGACTGAATCTTATCCCTTATTTCAAACGGATGGCGAACTCAATAAAGCAAGAGTTCGGGCTGGAATCAATCATCGCGAAACGATTAGCCGTCTAGCCATGTTTAAACGCAAACAATCAACTCCTGAAAGACTTACAGGACGAGAATTGCTGCGGAATTATCAAATCGGAGATTGGGAAAAGTGCGATTATAATGTTGATTTTAGTAAGACAACACCTGACTGCGTTCTTTATGGCTTTGCAATTGGGGACTCTGGTTCTGAAAAATCAAAAGTTGTAGTAGACACAGCCTATTCTATTACCCCTTTTGACGATTCTCACTTAAACTTTACTCTCAATGCTCCTTTTGAAAATGGCACCATGAGCCGTCAAGGAGAGGTAACAAGCCGAATCAACAGTCAAGATCACATTCTACCACAAGTATTTTTTCCGAGTATTGTAACGCTAAAAGATCCAACTGAAGCCGGTTTTTTGTATGTTTTCAATAATATACTGAGAACTCGGCATTATGGCGCACAAACAACTCGAACAGGACGCGTTCGGAATGAACTAGTCGGTGTCATTTTCGCAGATGGCGAAATTGTTAGTAATCTGCGTTGGACGCAAAAAGTTTATGACCTGATGGCGGATAGAGGTCAAATTCAAGCGCCCGATCCTTTAAATGAAGATGATGTTTTAAGTGCTGCTCAAGAAGCTATTTCTGTACTTATGACTGAAGAGTGCATCCCCCATACTGATTTTATCGGTGATTCTTTAACCTCTCTTTTAGCTGAAGTTAAAGCAATTACTAGCAATGAAATTCAGCTTAGAGAATTGTTGAATCAAGCCAATGTAGAATCAACTCAATATGCCCAGAAGTATATTTTAAAGACGACTTCTGAAAAAAGCAAAAAGGGCAGTAAGAAAGGAGCCGCAACTTCAGCGGAATAA
- the cas5d gene encoding type I-D CRISPR-associated protein Cas5/Csc1 produces MIAIYRCQLELHDSLYYATREIGRLYETEAAIHNYALCYALGLVDSEVHGTTVALEDSYCYFCPEQIPKYKVHLTPLNQQNIYVTPARSLFHSSTLNTWKYANNNYHVEMEKTQKNIPGFGRTKEIAPESQFEFFIISEKELKLPKWVRLGKWASKAELKVVELPKPKRNQNQEFTCPYPLNPLDVMFTHQVISYDTINMPPVSLIRNVRMRGDFYNFEGTAEKIQIPARMQFYFGG; encoded by the coding sequence ATGATTGCTATCTATCGCTGTCAGCTAGAGTTGCATGACAGTTTGTACTATGCAACTCGCGAGATTGGACGATTGTATGAAACAGAAGCGGCTATTCATAACTATGCCCTCTGTTATGCCCTAGGATTAGTAGATAGTGAAGTTCATGGAACAACTGTTGCTTTAGAAGATTCCTATTGCTATTTCTGTCCCGAACAAATTCCTAAATACAAGGTGCATTTAACGCCTTTGAATCAGCAGAATATTTACGTGACGCCTGCGCGATCGCTCTTTCATTCTTCTACTCTCAATACTTGGAAGTATGCCAACAATAACTACCATGTTGAGATGGAGAAAACTCAGAAAAACATTCCGGGCTTTGGGCGAACGAAGGAAATTGCACCCGAAAGTCAGTTTGAATTTTTTATTATTTCTGAAAAGGAGTTAAAGCTGCCCAAGTGGGTTCGTTTAGGAAAGTGGGCGAGTAAAGCTGAACTCAAGGTTGTGGAATTACCTAAGCCCAAGCGCAATCAAAATCAAGAGTTCACTTGTCCTTATCCTCTAAATCCCCTGGATGTGATGTTTACCCATCAGGTGATTAGCTATGACACGATCAATATGCCACCTGTCAGTTTGATTCGGAATGTGCGGATGCGTGGAGATTTCTATAATTTTGAAGGAACTGCTGAAAAGATTCAAATTCCAGCACGAATGCAGTTTTACTTTGGAGGATAG
- the cas6 gene encoding CRISPR-associated endoribonuclease Cas6: MPYSLVLNLVPISPIPPGYLQGKHVHALFLNLVSSVDRDLGTYLHDQQADKAFSLSPLQVKKGSYRNDFLQCEHRQPIPASAPCWWRISLLDDVLFGHLNQLWLNLNPEHPWHLGPADLFITSILGTPQSTQPWANFSTYAELYENASDEARQIDFVLCTPAAFRQMHYDCALPTRDLVFNSLLRRWNQYSGMPFEEISLDSVFPSFFDIHTEIVKDARSKFIGCVGTISFRIFGDVEPQTIKQINTLADFAMYCGIGRKTPMGMGMLRRI, translated from the coding sequence ATGCCCTACAGTCTTGTTCTCAACCTTGTACCTATTTCTCCGATTCCGCCCGGTTACTTGCAGGGGAAACATGTTCATGCTTTGTTTTTAAATCTGGTGAGTTCTGTAGATCGAGACTTAGGGACTTACTTGCACGATCAACAGGCGGATAAAGCGTTTTCATTAAGTCCATTACAAGTTAAAAAAGGCTCTTATCGCAATGATTTTCTGCAATGCGAACATCGACAACCGATTCCGGCGAGTGCGCCTTGTTGGTGGCGAATTTCGTTGTTAGATGATGTCCTGTTTGGGCATTTAAATCAACTGTGGCTAAATCTTAACCCAGAACATCCTTGGCATTTGGGGCCAGCAGATTTATTTATTACCAGTATTTTGGGAACGCCTCAATCTACCCAACCTTGGGCGAACTTTTCCACCTATGCAGAATTGTACGAAAATGCCTCGGATGAAGCTAGGCAAATAGACTTTGTTTTGTGTACGCCTGCGGCTTTTCGCCAAATGCATTATGACTGCGCTTTGCCAACGCGAGACTTGGTATTTAATAGTTTGCTGCGGCGCTGGAACCAGTATAGCGGGATGCCGTTTGAGGAGATTTCTTTAGATTCGGTGTTTCCCAGTTTCTTTGATATTCATACTGAGATTGTCAAGGATGCGCGGAGTAAGTTTATCGGCTGCGTGGGAACTATTAGTTTTCGGATTTTTGGGGATGTGGAACCCCAAACGATTAAACAAATTAACACGCTAGCAGACTTTGCGATGTATTGCGGAATTGGACGAAAAACGCCGATGGGAATGGGAATGCTTCGGCGAATTTAA
- the cas4 gene encoding CRISPR-associated protein Cas4, with amino-acid sequence MDGFDYVPIAALNHYAYCPHRCWRMFCIGDFVDNQYTIEGTSLHERVHTLSAENRGETYQVRSIWLKSEQYQLLGKADLIEETDGQFYPVEYKRGDKGEWENDAMQVCAQALCLEEMTQTTVSRGYVYYAASHQRQLVEIDAGLREQAIALISEIVQLFATGKRPEAVYTPRCRGCSLYSQCLPQAKDKVRRYQEAVE; translated from the coding sequence ATGGACGGTTTTGATTATGTACCGATAGCAGCACTGAATCACTATGCCTATTGTCCGCATCGCTGCTGGCGGATGTTTTGTATCGGAGATTTTGTGGATAACCAATACACAATTGAGGGTACCAGTTTGCACGAACGGGTGCATACGCTTTCAGCAGAAAATCGGGGGGAAACTTATCAGGTTCGTTCGATTTGGTTGAAGTCGGAACAATACCAATTATTAGGGAAAGCAGATTTAATTGAGGAGACGGATGGGCAATTCTATCCGGTGGAGTATAAGCGGGGCGATAAGGGCGAGTGGGAAAATGATGCGATGCAAGTCTGCGCCCAGGCGTTGTGTTTAGAAGAGATGACACAAACAACGGTAAGTCGCGGCTATGTCTATTATGCGGCTTCGCACCAGCGTCAGTTAGTGGAGATTGATGCTGGGTTGCGAGAACAGGCGATCGCACTCATTAGCGAAATTGTACAACTGTTCGCCACCGGAAAGCGACCGGAAGCGGTATATACGCCGCGCTGTCGGGGTTGCAGTCTCTACTCCCAATGTTTGCCCCAAGCCAAGGATAAGGTTCGGCGATATCAAGAAGCGGTGGAATAA